From the genome of Abditibacteriaceae bacterium, one region includes:
- a CDS encoding aminotransferase class IV, with protein sequence MNYWLNEEFSTAPALPANAGGTLLGIGAFTTVGLWNGRAFALDRHLARLRRDAARFDLEISFSDEILRAALKTLIRGQKIERGTARITATARGDGRWNAKKGCDVSVMAQSTVDIDRTLKIDWSPFRIEARRATAGVKSTSYADNFLAWREAQGRGLDDAICCNSSGAVCETTRANIFWTRNGVLFTPSLESGALPGIGRELVLEWARAEGILAREGVFSPTDVSGADAIFLSGAATGVRAAAFPDETAAPDEVFTIFARRWHEEVQK encoded by the coding sequence GTGAATTACTGGCTTAACGAAGAATTTTCGACGGCCCCGGCTCTGCCTGCAAATGCCGGCGGGACACTGCTGGGAATCGGCGCATTTACGACTGTCGGCTTGTGGAACGGTCGTGCCTTCGCCCTCGACCGCCACCTTGCGCGGTTGCGACGCGACGCGGCCCGTTTCGACCTTGAAATTTCGTTTTCCGACGAAATTCTTCGCGCGGCACTCAAAACTCTGATTCGCGGACAAAAGATTGAACGCGGCACGGCGCGTATTACGGCAACAGCTCGCGGCGATGGGCGCTGGAATGCCAAAAAGGGTTGCGATGTTTCGGTGATGGCACAAAGTACGGTCGATATCGACCGTACTCTCAAAATCGACTGGTCGCCCTTTCGCATCGAAGCGCGGCGAGCAACAGCAGGCGTCAAAAGCACGTCTTACGCTGACAACTTCCTCGCGTGGCGCGAAGCTCAAGGGCGCGGGCTGGACGATGCGATTTGTTGCAACAGTTCCGGCGCGGTTTGCGAAACGACGCGCGCCAACATTTTCTGGACACGCAATGGAGTTTTGTTTACGCCCTCACTGGAAAGTGGCGCGTTACCGGGTATCGGGCGCGAATTGGTTCTGGAGTGGGCACGCGCTGAAGGAATCCTCGCGCGCGAGGGTGTGTTCTCTCCGACAGACGTATCCGGAGCCGATGCCATCTTTTTATCGGGCGCGGCAACGGGCGTGCGGGCGGCGGCCTTTCCCGATGAAACGGCAGCACCGGACGAAGTATTTACGATTTTCGCGCGGCGCTGGCACGAAGAAGTGCAAAAATAA
- a CDS encoding SDR family oxidoreductase, which yields MTGGTGAIGSEIVRALGSDFSVVANFARDEQRAAQLQRETPCDLHRADIGNEAEVEAMFAAWSEVWAVVHAAGIARNEILLRQSNEMWQETLRVNATGSFLVTRAALNRLPHRGRLILLASRVGEWGSAGQCAYAASKAAVIALAKTAAREGGERHIAVNAVCPGLVPSVLTETLGEDALQKFRSRSVFGELGLASHTASAVRWLLSAESEGVSGQVVHCDSRI from the coding sequence GTGACAGGCGGAACCGGCGCTATTGGCAGCGAAATTGTTCGCGCGTTAGGCTCCGACTTCTCAGTCGTTGCGAATTTCGCCCGCGATGAACAGCGAGCAGCGCAGTTGCAGCGGGAAACCCCTTGCGATTTGCACCGCGCGGACATCGGTAATGAAGCCGAAGTCGAAGCGATGTTTGCAGCCTGGTCCGAAGTTTGGGCTGTTGTTCATGCGGCGGGCATCGCACGTAACGAAATTTTATTGCGTCAAAGCAATGAAATGTGGCAGGAAACGTTACGTGTCAATGCAACCGGCAGTTTTCTGGTGACACGCGCAGCACTGAATCGGTTGCCGCACAGAGGCAGGCTTATCCTGCTGGCTTCTCGTGTGGGCGAATGGGGAAGTGCAGGGCAATGTGCTTATGCCGCGAGCAAAGCGGCTGTTATCGCTCTGGCGAAAACGGCAGCGCGTGAAGGTGGCGAACGGCATATTGCTGTAAATGCCGTGTGTCCGGGCCTGGTGCCTTCGGTTTTGACCGAAACACTGGGCGAAGATGCACTGCAAAAGTTCCGATCTCGCAGTGTGTTTGGCGAGTTAGGACTGGCGTCGCACACCGCGTCTGCGGTGCGCTGGCTGCTTTCTGCGGAAAGCGAAGGCGTGTCAGGTCAGGTCGTTCACTGCGACAGCCGGATTTAA
- a CDS encoding metallophosphoesterase has product MREPKRELYEDEEIEEVTRGSHLRAVPLETDELEAEEVEAEEFAPPRTVEIEAKAPARSFTARMACTFAPVYGACYDWQMRLGKGVRASQHRLTLPNIPRSAPTLKTAFLSDLHLGPAAGRVAAKQAWTLAREFQPDLLLLGGDYLWADARGLPSLLRELQRWRWDRPKAGIYAVLGNHDYAYGIETFQTAFEACGVTLLRNQSVCLPEPWNNIWLTGAEDTDEGTPDLEGATRDVPGGACEILLAHSPDICAHNTKRFALTLCGDTHGGQIASPTGDPLMMGSSWGRQFPHGLHRHNGNWIWVSRGIGPVHLPVRLFAPPDVGLFEIAGRGATVSR; this is encoded by the coding sequence ATGAGAGAACCGAAACGTGAGCTTTACGAAGACGAAGAAATCGAAGAGGTGACACGCGGCAGTCATTTGCGCGCGGTGCCTCTGGAAACGGATGAACTGGAAGCCGAAGAGGTGGAGGCCGAAGAGTTCGCACCACCGCGTACGGTCGAAATCGAGGCAAAAGCGCCTGCGCGTTCGTTCACAGCGCGGATGGCTTGCACTTTCGCTCCCGTTTACGGCGCTTGCTACGATTGGCAGATGCGACTGGGCAAAGGTGTTCGCGCTTCGCAGCACCGTCTCACTTTGCCCAACATTCCGCGCAGCGCGCCGACACTGAAAACGGCTTTCCTGTCGGACCTGCATTTGGGGCCGGCAGCGGGACGTGTCGCCGCGAAACAAGCGTGGACTCTGGCGCGTGAGTTTCAGCCAGATTTGCTGTTGCTCGGTGGCGATTATTTGTGGGCCGACGCGCGCGGCTTGCCAAGTCTCTTACGCGAGTTACAGCGCTGGCGCTGGGATCGCCCGAAAGCGGGCATTTACGCGGTTCTGGGAAACCACGACTACGCCTATGGCATCGAAACCTTTCAGACAGCGTTTGAAGCGTGTGGCGTGACGCTGTTGCGCAACCAAAGCGTGTGTCTGCCCGAACCATGGAACAACATTTGGCTCACAGGCGCGGAAGACACCGATGAAGGCACACCCGATTTGGAAGGCGCGACACGCGATGTACCCGGTGGCGCGTGCGAAATTTTGCTGGCACATTCGCCCGACATTTGCGCGCACAACACCAAGCGTTTTGCCCTCACGTTATGCGGCGATACGCATGGCGGCCAGATCGCTTCGCCCACCGGCGATCCGTTAATGATGGGTTCGTCGTGGGGCCGTCAGTTCCCGCACGGTTTGCATCGTCACAACGGCAACTGGATCTGGGTTTCGCGCGGCATCGGGCCGGTGCATTTGCCGGTGCGCTTATTTGCACCGCCCGATGTGGGGCTGTTTGAAATCGCCGGACGCGGCGCGACCGTTTCGCGTTAG
- a CDS encoding beta-ketoacyl-[acyl-carrier-protein] synthase family protein → MNRRIFVTQWHCAAPFENQWREWNEADSPLRLWSESGSMTGGAPFPFGGAAFESVSNRAVAHFQLDNIAPTRLALCLVSSKPDFLAFQNGDWRMCDAPLVWWRERTGARGIGYTPVAACASGAHALALGAQLLETNQADAVLCGGWEAPHSDFILAGYQSLGALSQGTMKPFDAARDGFVPQSGSALLLLESEESATRRGMKSLATFSGHSMLSDATAMTTMQPSGDSIARAIEGAVGSKEISYINAHGTATKLNDVIETRGIRNVFGKAVPVSSTKPITGHWLGAAGALEAIIAVQSVRENWLSPTLNTRSPDTDCDLDYILNAGKNTEVRAALSLSYGFGGHIGALVFEK, encoded by the coding sequence ATGAATCGTCGTATCTTCGTTACCCAGTGGCACTGTGCCGCTCCCTTTGAAAACCAGTGGCGCGAATGGAACGAGGCCGATTCACCATTGCGCCTCTGGAGCGAAAGCGGTTCTATGACTGGCGGCGCGCCGTTTCCCTTTGGCGGCGCTGCTTTTGAGAGCGTTTCCAATCGCGCGGTGGCCCACTTTCAACTCGACAACATCGCTCCGACCCGTTTAGCATTGTGCCTTGTGTCGTCAAAGCCCGATTTTCTGGCGTTCCAAAACGGCGACTGGCGAATGTGCGATGCGCCTCTGGTCTGGTGGCGCGAACGGACAGGCGCGCGCGGCATTGGCTATACACCGGTTGCGGCGTGCGCATCGGGTGCGCACGCGCTCGCTTTGGGCGCGCAACTTCTGGAAACGAATCAGGCCGACGCCGTTTTGTGCGGCGGGTGGGAAGCGCCGCATTCCGATTTTATTCTCGCGGGCTATCAAAGCCTCGGTGCGCTTTCGCAGGGTACCATGAAGCCTTTCGATGCCGCGCGCGATGGCTTTGTTCCCCAGTCGGGAAGCGCGCTGTTGCTGTTGGAAAGCGAAGAAAGTGCAACTCGGCGCGGCATGAAATCGCTGGCAACTTTCAGCGGCCATTCGATGCTGAGCGATGCAACAGCGATGACGACGATGCAGCCATCGGGCGACAGCATTGCGCGCGCGATTGAAGGTGCCGTCGGCTCGAAAGAAATTTCCTACATCAATGCACACGGGACAGCAACGAAACTCAACGATGTCATCGAGACGCGCGGCATTCGCAACGTGTTCGGCAAAGCGGTGCCGGTTTCTTCGACGAAACCGATTACGGGCCATTGGCTCGGCGCAGCGGGCGCTTTGGAAGCGATTATTGCCGTGCAAAGCGTGCGTGAAAATTGGCTTTCTCCGACGCTCAATACCCGGTCGCCGGACACCGACTGCGATTTGGATTATATTTTGAACGCCGGAAAAAACACCGAAGTGCGCGCCGCGCTCAGTTTGAGCTACGGTTTTGGCGGTCACATCGGCGCTTTAGTCTTCGAGAAATAA
- a CDS encoding phosphotransferase: MKFSRRELESLSLQPLHRARNWSKADVSAGEQGGVAFVLKDFRAAPIWFKPFARAFLRREWKALRALEGTEGVPRALAKPDADSIVLERLPGKPMHGLKYGEVSDETLQKLVALTAKVHACGVTHGDLHQQNVMLGPNGEVGLIDWATAHVWGANPTGARRVVRDEFLALDRRSLAKIKVYHARHLLSAEDIDLIKNGASKAYRAVKSVRRVGERLRGKKQGDVFARKMQNAEKRLAEKQLQEKDAA, encoded by the coding sequence ATGAAGTTCTCTCGCCGTGAATTAGAATCGCTTTCGCTCCAGCCGCTGCACCGCGCGCGCAACTGGAGCAAAGCCGATGTTTCGGCAGGAGAGCAGGGCGGGGTGGCGTTTGTCTTGAAAGATTTTCGCGCTGCGCCCATCTGGTTCAAGCCGTTTGCGCGGGCGTTTTTGCGACGCGAATGGAAAGCGTTGCGTGCGTTGGAAGGAACCGAAGGCGTTCCGCGCGCTCTGGCCAAACCCGACGCCGATTCGATTGTTCTCGAACGCTTGCCGGGAAAGCCGATGCATGGCTTAAAGTACGGCGAAGTTTCGGACGAGACATTGCAAAAGCTCGTCGCGCTGACAGCGAAGGTTCACGCGTGCGGTGTGACGCATGGGGACTTGCATCAGCAAAACGTGATGCTCGGTCCGAACGGCGAAGTCGGCCTCATCGATTGGGCGACGGCGCACGTCTGGGGCGCGAATCCGACAGGCGCGCGGCGTGTCGTGCGCGATGAATTCTTGGCGCTCGACCGGCGCAGTCTGGCGAAAATCAAGGTTTATCACGCGCGTCATTTGCTTTCGGCAGAAGACATCGACCTGATTAAAAACGGAGCCTCGAAAGCGTATCGCGCCGTGAAAAGCGTGCGGCGCGTTGGAGAAAGGCTGCGCGGCAAAAAGCAGGGCGACGTGTTCGCGCGCAAGATGCAGAACGCTGAAAAGCGGCTGGCAGAAAAGCAGTTGCAGGAAAAAGACGCCGCCTAA
- a CDS encoding isoprenylcysteine carboxylmethyltransferase family protein produces the protein MATEQSKNLGFMGKPLIEKLKLIGLFALIGLLIFFSHPNPQTFSLGAILVVLGTVVRIWAGGHLRRDQQLTTSGPYQFTRNPFYLGRLLVLLGFGVLSGVGGDFSQPRNVILWIILLVAIVVFFAFYMPRKEKREGGRLKEMFGEDYETWKSHVPSLFPRLTPYRMNPRPWSSQLFMGGDDQFTGNKELWTSIATLALIGLFFWRMVTQTP, from the coding sequence GTGGCAACGGAACAAAGTAAGAACCTAGGATTCATGGGCAAGCCGCTCATCGAGAAGTTGAAGCTGATTGGCTTGTTCGCCCTCATCGGCCTGCTGATTTTCTTTTCGCACCCGAATCCGCAAACCTTTTCGCTCGGCGCGATTCTGGTCGTTTTGGGCACAGTCGTGCGAATCTGGGCGGGCGGCCACTTACGCCGCGATCAGCAGCTCACAACATCGGGGCCGTACCAGTTCACGCGCAACCCGTTTTATCTCGGACGTTTGCTGGTGCTGCTTGGCTTCGGCGTTTTGTCGGGCGTCGGCGGCGATTTCTCCCAACCGCGCAACGTCATTCTGTGGATTATCCTTCTCGTTGCCATCGTCGTCTTTTTCGCGTTCTATATGCCGCGCAAGGAAAAGCGCGAAGGTGGCCGACTCAAAGAAATGTTCGGCGAAGATTATGAAACCTGGAAGTCGCATGTGCCGAGCCTGTTTCCACGCCTCACGCCGTATCGCATGAACCCGCGTCCGTGGAGCAGCCAGTTGTTTATGGGCGGCGACGACCAGTTCACCGGCAACAAAGAATTGTGGACCAGCATCGCCACACTCGCGCTCATAGGCCTCTTTTTCTGGCGTATGGTGACGCAAACGCCTTGA
- a CDS encoding M15 family metallopeptidase, producing the protein MNSHLDPHSIEEAAEGEPPSDEVLTLPQIDHFGEHIDDLVKIPIEDNGEPLVDVFQVCPQLSWMTENMRFDFPRSGLGRESLAFMLRTAQGLLPSGVRLQVVGVLRSFAIQKQMYEIVKGEMREKHPDWDEEFLTSYVNVFSAPPILTTPPPHTTGGAVDLLLIDENGERLDMISPFEMGWDSAPMDMPGLSETARRNRDLLRDVLLEAGLTNFPGEWWHWSYGEPGWALRGGHPVALYGAVPEDKIPDWQPPV; encoded by the coding sequence ATGAATTCTCATCTCGACCCGCATTCGATCGAAGAAGCTGCTGAAGGCGAGCCACCTTCGGACGAAGTCTTAACCCTCCCGCAAATCGACCATTTCGGCGAACACATCGACGACTTGGTCAAAATCCCGATTGAAGACAACGGCGAGCCCCTCGTAGATGTCTTCCAGGTTTGCCCGCAGCTTTCGTGGATGACGGAAAATATGCGGTTCGATTTCCCGCGTTCTGGTCTGGGCCGCGAAAGCCTGGCGTTTATGCTGCGAACCGCGCAAGGCTTGCTCCCGAGCGGCGTGCGATTGCAGGTTGTCGGTGTCCTTCGTTCGTTTGCGATTCAGAAACAAATGTATGAAATCGTAAAAGGCGAAATGCGCGAAAAGCACCCCGATTGGGACGAAGAATTTCTGACTTCGTATGTCAATGTTTTTTCTGCGCCCCCGATTCTCACGACGCCACCGCCGCACACGACGGGCGGCGCGGTTGACTTATTGCTTATCGACGAAAACGGCGAAAGACTTGATATGATTTCGCCGTTTGAGATGGGTTGGGATTCAGCACCGATGGACATGCCTGGCCTGTCCGAAACCGCGCGTCGCAATCGCGATTTATTGCGTGATGTGCTGCTCGAAGCGGGGCTGACTAACTTCCCCGGCGAGTGGTGGCATTGGAGTTACGGCGAACCGGGTTGGGCTTTGCGCGGCGGCCATCCTGTCGCACTTTACGGCGCCGTCCCCGAAGACAAAATCCCCGATTGGCAGCCGCCCGTCTAA
- a CDS encoding 8-amino-7-oxononanoate synthase, producing the protein MFDDELRQELEHKRNTGLLRQLRAIPDGVLDCASNDYLGLARHPEVVEAAAQAARAFGAGARASRLVSGETALHHELENSLAAWRETESALVFSSGWAANVAAISSLARGGDAIFCDKRNHASLIDGCRFALANGATVRFYNSQKKLCALLETANAPRKIIVSDAVYSMDGDVADVPELLRLAREFNAVLVLDDAHGTGTLGKTGRGALEFWRESTVGFDRTLRDVALVQTGTLSKALGAQGGFVAASRAVCDWLVNAGRPFVYSTGLAPSACGAALQSLYILQREPQRIMRLRDVTKQLASGLQNLGYNACLHPSPVIPVIVGEAEEALRLSDALMVYGIWCPAIRPPTVPRSTARLRVTACAAFPDSEIARILEAFNAMRANSTVL; encoded by the coding sequence ATGTTCGATGACGAACTGCGCCAAGAATTAGAGCATAAGCGCAACACCGGATTACTGCGCCAATTGCGCGCAATTCCCGACGGCGTTCTGGATTGCGCCTCCAACGATTACCTCGGTCTCGCGCGGCATCCTGAAGTAGTCGAAGCGGCCGCGCAGGCCGCGCGTGCATTCGGTGCGGGCGCACGCGCGTCGCGGTTGGTTTCTGGCGAAACCGCGTTGCACCACGAACTGGAAAACTCACTCGCTGCGTGGCGCGAAACCGAAAGCGCTTTGGTGTTTTCTTCCGGCTGGGCGGCGAATGTCGCCGCTATTTCTTCCCTCGCGCGCGGGGGCGACGCGATTTTCTGCGACAAGCGCAACCACGCTTCGCTAATCGACGGTTGCCGTTTCGCGCTGGCGAATGGTGCGACTGTGCGCTTCTACAATTCCCAGAAGAAACTGTGCGCGTTGTTGGAAACGGCAAATGCTCCACGCAAAATCATCGTTTCCGACGCGGTGTATTCGATGGACGGTGATGTTGCGGATGTTCCGGAATTACTTCGGCTTGCGCGCGAATTCAACGCCGTTCTGGTTCTCGATGACGCACATGGTACTGGTACATTGGGAAAGACAGGACGCGGTGCTTTGGAATTCTGGCGCGAAAGTACGGTCGGATTCGACCGTACTCTACGTGACGTTGCTCTCGTCCAAACCGGCACTTTAAGCAAGGCATTGGGGGCGCAAGGCGGATTCGTCGCGGCCTCGCGTGCTGTGTGCGATTGGCTCGTCAATGCGGGCCGACCGTTTGTCTATTCGACAGGCTTGGCTCCGTCTGCGTGTGGCGCAGCCCTGCAGAGCCTGTACATTCTGCAACGGGAACCGCAACGGATTATGCGCTTGCGTGACGTGACGAAACAACTCGCGAGTGGCTTGCAGAACCTTGGCTATAACGCTTGCCTGCACCCATCACCTGTGATTCCTGTTATCGTTGGCGAAGCGGAAGAGGCACTGCGCTTAAGCGATGCGCTGATGGTGTATGGAATCTGGTGTCCGGCGATTCGCCCGCCAACTGTTCCACGTAGCACGGCGCGCCTGCGGGTTACGGCGTGCGCCGCATTCCCTGATTCAGAAATCGCACGCATACTGGAGGCTTTCAACGCGATGCGAGCGAATTCGACCGTACTTTAA
- the bioD gene encoding dethiobiotin synthase — protein MAQTIFIAGTDTGVGKTLVSALVALCLAKSGVRVVATKPLASGCEEREGVLVADDAEFLKRVTRSQETLAATNPLRWREPLAPLVCARRESVSSAHVIAQTAAMIKDMASRYDIVVVEGVGGLLAPIGESDGVIWTNCELAALCDETILVARRNLGTINHTTLTTRVARDFGLKLRGLIFCDAAPIEEDDIAAQTSPEICAEMTGLPILGEVHYLRSLDERTLQTVAHTLAL, from the coding sequence ATGGCACAAACGATATTTATCGCCGGGACAGATACCGGCGTTGGCAAAACTTTGGTGTCGGCATTGGTAGCGTTGTGTCTCGCAAAAAGCGGCGTGCGCGTTGTGGCGACGAAACCTCTGGCTTCTGGCTGCGAAGAACGCGAAGGCGTTTTAGTAGCCGATGACGCCGAGTTCTTGAAACGCGTTACACGCAGTCAGGAAACGCTCGCAGCAACTAATCCATTACGTTGGCGCGAACCGTTGGCACCGTTGGTGTGCGCGCGACGTGAAAGCGTCTCCTCGGCGCATGTTATCGCGCAGACTGCCGCGATGATTAAAGATATGGCTTCACGCTATGACATTGTCGTGGTCGAAGGCGTGGGTGGCTTGCTCGCGCCCATTGGCGAAAGCGACGGGGTCATTTGGACGAACTGCGAACTGGCGGCTTTGTGTGACGAAACGATTTTGGTCGCGCGGCGGAATTTGGGGACAATCAACCACACAACACTGACGACGCGTGTCGCCCGCGACTTTGGCCTGAAATTGCGCGGCCTGATTTTTTGTGATGCTGCGCCGATCGAAGAGGACGACATTGCGGCCCAAACCTCACCTGAAATTTGTGCGGAAATGACAGGCTTGCCGATTTTGGGTGAAGTTCATTATCTCCGTTCTTTGGATGAAAGAACGCTGCAAACTGTCGCTCATACTTTAGCTTTGTAG
- a CDS encoding DUF72 domain-containing protein: MAIHIGTSGWSYNHWQGILYPDRTPSTKRLHYYLQRYDTVEVNNTFYRWPRDEVFAGWRDQLPDGFQMTVKASRVLTHNKKLNEPHEWVERIVQGVRTLDNHLGVLLFQLPPMWGFNAARLETFLQALPSDVKVAVEFRHHSWHNDETFSLLGKYGVAYCVMSGAGLPCILRTTAPFVYVRFHGPDEQHLYAGSYSDDALQWWAKRIEEWHVEGKDVWAYFNNDGQGYALYNAETLKIRLGL, encoded by the coding sequence ATGGCAATTCACATCGGAACTTCCGGCTGGAGCTACAACCACTGGCAGGGCATTCTCTACCCCGACCGCACGCCATCGACCAAACGGCTCCACTATTACCTTCAGCGCTACGACACGGTGGAAGTGAATAACACCTTTTATCGTTGGCCGCGCGATGAAGTTTTTGCAGGTTGGCGCGACCAGTTGCCCGATGGTTTTCAGATGACCGTAAAAGCCTCACGTGTCCTGACGCACAACAAGAAGCTCAATGAACCGCACGAATGGGTCGAGCGCATTGTGCAGGGTGTGCGAACTTTGGATAACCACTTGGGAGTCTTATTATTTCAGTTGCCGCCAATGTGGGGCTTTAACGCCGCGCGCCTGGAAACCTTTCTCCAGGCATTGCCTTCAGATGTCAAGGTTGCCGTCGAATTTCGCCACCACAGTTGGCACAACGACGAAACCTTTAGCCTGCTGGGAAAATACGGCGTCGCCTATTGTGTGATGAGCGGGGCAGGTTTGCCGTGCATTTTGCGCACAACAGCACCATTTGTTTATGTACGTTTCCATGGCCCCGACGAGCAGCATCTTTATGCTGGTTCCTACTCCGACGACGCTTTACAATGGTGGGCCAAGCGCATCGAAGAATGGCACGTGGAGGGAAAAGATGTGTGGGCTTATTTCAACAATGATGGCCAGGGGTATGCGTTATACAACGCGGAGACATTGAAAATTCGGCTTGGCCTATGA
- a CDS encoding DUF5131 family protein codes for MTQKHLNTSAEPQWHHATWNPFVGCRKVSPGCARCYMFRDQEKYGRNPTEIRRTSDSTFYAPLRLQQSHIIFTCSWSDFFIEEADAWRADAWDVIRRTPHHIYQVLTKRPERIAQCLPPDWNHGWPHVWLGVTAENQRMANARVPILLQTPSATRWVCAEPLLGPLELTSFMQDNQTRLDWVVTGAETGPNARALDENWVRRLRDECTSAAIPLWYKQNNTGGVRIRNPRLDGKVWNQMPPLPSPESGVRRQRPARTPAKPLSAGQMNLFDEC; via the coding sequence GTGACTCAGAAGCACTTGAATACCTCGGCCGAACCACAGTGGCACCACGCGACGTGGAACCCGTTTGTTGGTTGCCGCAAGGTTTCGCCAGGCTGTGCGCGTTGTTACATGTTTCGCGATCAGGAAAAGTACGGTCGAAATCCGACCGAGATTCGACGCACCAGCGATTCAACCTTTTACGCACCGCTTCGCTTGCAGCAATCGCACATAATTTTTACTTGCAGTTGGAGTGATTTTTTCATTGAAGAAGCCGACGCGTGGCGTGCCGATGCCTGGGATGTCATTCGTCGCACGCCGCATCACATCTATCAGGTTTTAACCAAGCGCCCCGAACGAATTGCGCAGTGTCTGCCTCCCGATTGGAACCATGGCTGGCCTCATGTGTGGCTGGGTGTAACAGCAGAGAATCAGAGGATGGCGAACGCCCGCGTACCGATTCTTTTGCAGACGCCATCGGCGACGCGCTGGGTGTGCGCCGAACCTCTGCTCGGCCCTCTGGAACTAACGTCTTTTATGCAGGACAACCAAACCCGTCTCGATTGGGTTGTAACGGGCGCGGAGACGGGGCCAAATGCCCGCGCGCTCGACGAAAACTGGGTGCGTCGCCTGCGCGATGAATGTACCTCTGCAGCGATTCCGCTCTGGTACAAGCAGAATAATACTGGCGGCGTTCGCATCCGCAATCCACGTCTTGATGGCAAAGTCTGGAACCAGATGCCGCCATTACCTTCTCCTGAGAGTGGTGTGCGGCGTCAAAGACCGGCGCGCACTCCCGCCAAACCCCTATCGGCGGGGCAAATGAATTTATTTGATGAGTGCTGA
- a CDS encoding ring-cleaving dioxygenase — protein MQLSGIHHLTAVSGDIRANHRFYTQVLGMRLVKRSVNQDDVSAYHLFYADAVGSPGTDLTFFDWAMPAEKRGTHSVTRTFLRVTGAEAIDWWAGRLKELGVVIGEPVTRDGRLTLEFEDGEGQRLALVDDAGAGDQPQIWNESPVPAEYQIRGLGPIVLSVPDVSATEEVFLDVLNMRRVREYAHPDAQTVIVYEMGEGGPHAELHVMVQPQLEMARLGAGGVHHVALRTPDEAQYHKWFARLREKRIATSGEIDRYYFRSLYFREPNGILFEIATDGPGFGVDENPQTLGQHIALPPFLESRRAEIVAGLKPLD, from the coding sequence ATGCAACTTTCTGGAATACACCACCTGACGGCGGTTTCGGGCGACATCCGCGCGAATCATCGCTTTTACACGCAGGTCTTGGGAATGCGGTTGGTGAAGCGCAGCGTCAATCAGGACGACGTCAGCGCGTACCATCTTTTTTATGCCGACGCCGTGGGAAGTCCTGGAACCGACCTGACGTTCTTCGATTGGGCAATGCCTGCGGAAAAGCGCGGCACTCACAGCGTTACACGCACTTTTCTGCGCGTCACGGGAGCAGAAGCAATCGACTGGTGGGCAGGGCGCTTGAAAGAGTTGGGCGTTGTGATAGGAGAACCGGTTACACGCGACGGTCGGCTAACTCTTGAGTTTGAAGATGGTGAAGGCCAACGTTTGGCCCTTGTCGATGATGCCGGTGCCGGTGACCAGCCACAGATTTGGAACGAAAGCCCAGTGCCGGCAGAATATCAGATTCGCGGTTTAGGCCCGATTGTTCTCAGCGTCCCCGATGTAAGCGCCACCGAAGAGGTTTTCCTCGATGTGCTAAATATGCGGCGGGTGCGCGAATATGCGCACCCGGACGCGCAGACTGTGATTGTCTATGAAATGGGCGAGGGTGGTCCGCATGCCGAATTGCACGTCATGGTTCAGCCGCAATTGGAGATGGCGCGTCTTGGCGCGGGCGGCGTTCATCATGTGGCGTTGCGCACGCCCGACGAGGCGCAGTATCACAAGTGGTTTGCGCGGCTGAGGGAAAAGAGGATTGCGACGAGTGGCGAAATCGACCGCTACTATTTTCGCAGCCTGTATTTCCGCGAGCCAAACGGCATTTTGTTTGAAATCGCGACCGATGGCCCGGGCTTTGGTGTCGATGAAAATCCGCAAACGCTGGGGCAACACATCGCGTTGCCGCCGTTTCTCGAATCGCGCCGCGCGGAAATCGTTGCGGGGCTTAAGCCGTTGGATTAA
- a CDS encoding cold-shock protein → MHMNKGTVKWFNDAKGFGFIEQEGGGEDVFVHHEAIESDGYRSLQEGQKVEFQITKEAKGLRASNVKVSS, encoded by the coding sequence ATTCACATGAACAAGGGTACAGTTAAGTGGTTTAACGACGCAAAGGGCTTCGGCTTCATCGAACAGGAAGGCGGCGGCGAAGATGTGTTCGTTCACCATGAAGCCATCGAAAGCGATGGATACCGTTCGTTGCAGGAAGGTCAGAAAGTCGAATTTCAGATCACCAAAGAAGCTAAAGGCCTCCGCGCCTCCAATGTCAAAGTCAGCAGCTAA